A genomic window from Anthocerotibacter panamensis C109 includes:
- a CDS encoding NAD-dependent epimerase/dehydratase family protein, which translates to MTEHVLITGASGCVGHYVAEELAGRPEYQVHLLVRSPAKLKLDPALLKQVNIIQADLGDFARYEHLLPELDFVVNLAAAWGDPKMTHQVNVAYPLALYDRLNPERCRRIIHFSTASILDRNNQLLPEANTIGTDYIRTKYQCYQQLAQVRLADRVTTVFPTLILGGGKDKPYSHVCSGLPALIKWFNLIQWVRVDGSFHFIHAHDIATIVHQLLKTSTVEPLLVLGNPSITINECIEQATEYLGRKVPWTYELTLARARQLVKWLPISMAPWDDFCMGYRHFRYNAVNAATFGLPVVAGTVEEVLGMYGSQP; encoded by the coding sequence ATGACTGAACATGTTCTGATCACGGGAGCCAGCGGCTGTGTCGGTCACTACGTGGCGGAAGAGCTAGCGGGACGTCCTGAGTACCAGGTGCACCTGTTGGTGCGCTCCCCCGCCAAGCTCAAGCTGGACCCCGCCCTGCTCAAGCAGGTCAACATTATCCAAGCTGACCTGGGAGACTTTGCCCGCTACGAGCATTTACTGCCCGAGCTGGATTTTGTGGTCAATCTAGCCGCAGCCTGGGGCGATCCTAAAATGACCCATCAGGTCAATGTCGCGTACCCCCTCGCCCTCTATGACCGGCTCAATCCCGAACGCTGCCGCCGCATCATCCATTTCTCGACTGCAAGCATCCTGGACCGCAACAATCAGCTATTGCCTGAGGCCAACACCATTGGCACCGACTACATTCGCACCAAGTATCAGTGCTATCAGCAGCTTGCACAGGTGCGGCTTGCCGACCGGGTTACCACCGTCTTCCCAACGTTGATCTTGGGCGGGGGCAAGGACAAGCCCTATTCCCATGTCTGCTCGGGGCTCCCTGCCTTGATCAAGTGGTTTAATCTGATTCAGTGGGTACGCGTAGATGGCAGCTTCCACTTTATCCATGCCCACGACATCGCCACCATTGTCCATCAATTGCTCAAGACCTCCACGGTGGAGCCCCTGCTGGTCCTCGGCAATCCCAGTATTACGATTAACGAGTGTATCGAGCAGGCCACCGAATATCTGGGTCGCAAGGTACCTTGGACCTACGAACTGACCCTGGCTCGTGCCCGTCAGTTGGTGAAATGGCTCCCGATCTCGATGGCTCCTTGGGACGACTTTTGTATGGGATACCGACATTTTCGCTATAACGCGGTCAATGCGGCGACTTTTGGACTTCCTGTGGTGGCGGGGACCGTGGAAGAAGTCCTGGGAATGTATGGCTCCCAACCGTAA